The Carassius auratus strain Wakin chromosome 40, ASM336829v1, whole genome shotgun sequence genome has a segment encoding these proteins:
- the LOC113058543 gene encoding rap1 GTPase-activating protein 2-like isoform X7 — translation MADSRKQELLTISSVPLGECPPSPPRTAPPTMKSAEFFDMLERMQLPKTEETKKYKDDYIPYPRIEDILEKGGPFPQVILPQFGGYWIEDPEAPVGTPTSSDSSFCEEEDDGLSPGGEGGFGYRLECNSVSRAYRKHFLGNEHMNYYCTASSMGHLIMSLKYEEADGQESLRIMLRSKTKTLHERIPLEGLIHLPSVPQIAKLLCDDVTGLKFNPVLYPRASQLIVSFDEHEVNNTFKFGVIYQKFGQTTEEELFGNNEETPAFTEFLSVLGDNIQLQDFKGFRGGLDVSHGQTGSESVYTTFRQKEIMFHVSTKLPFTEGDIQQLQRKRHIGNDIVAAVFQEEPTPFVPDMIASNFLHAYVLVQAENPGTDHTTYKVSVTAREDVPPFGPPLPNPSVFKKGPEFREFLLTKLINAENACCKSDKFAKLEERTRAALLDNLHDELHRQTQATVGLGSTTDEEKLENGGHGGLLESFKRAMRVRSHSMETMVTHKHKSPGVTAGVPSSVSGGGLQQNSVESTKSTFTPPVLSAKSPLKSPVKRRSGLFPRLHSSTESSTEKHPTRSDQKTEVLPQSQEVRSETSSNPSSPEICPNKERPFVKLKECSGRANISISRSSSSTSSFSSAAGEGDGLEELEMSSHPSTASSVYSPSLSMESQNSGMPLIMCRSSTDGKSKTSPRSNLKFRFDKLSHSTGQ, via the exons gaaACAAGAGCTGCTGACCATCTCCAGTGTGCCTCTGGGAGAATGTCCACCCTCACCTCCCCGCACTGCACCACCCACCATGAAG TCGGCAGAGTTCTTCGACATGCTGGAAAGGATGCAG CTTCCCAAAACTGAGGAGACTAAGAAATACAAG gatGACTACATCCCTTACCCCCGAATTGAGGAT ATCCTGGAGAAGGGTGGTCCCTTCCCTCAGGTCATTTTACCTCAGTTTGGTGGATACTGGATTGAGGATCCCGAGGCTCCGGTGGGGACACCCACGTCCTCAGACAGCAGCttctgtgaagaggaagatgatggTCTGAGCCCTGGTGGAGAAGGAGGCTTCGGCTACAGACTGGAGTGTAACAGCGTCTCACGGGCTTATCGCAAACACTTTCTGGGCAAT GAGCACATGAACTATTACTGCACAGCCAGTAGTATGGGACACCTCATCATGTCTCTGAAGTATGAGGAGGCAGATGGACAGGAGTCTCTCCGCATCATGCTCAG GTCAAAAACAAAGACTCTTCATGAGCGAATCCCACTTGAAGGCCTCATCCATCTACCAAGTGTACCACAGATAGCCAAG CTGCTCTGCGATGACGTCACAGGTCTGAAGTTCAACCCCGTCCTCTACCCTAGG GCTTCGCAACTGATCGTCAGTTTTGATGAGCACGAAGTGAACAACACTTTTAAGTTTGGAGTCATCTATCAGAAGTTTGGTCAG ACTACAGAGGAAGAGCTGTTCGGGAACAATGAGGAGACACCAGCCTTTACTGAATTCCTCAGTGTTTTAGGAGACAATATTCAACTGCAGGATTTTAAAGG GTTCAGAGGCGGTCTGGATGTGTCTCATGGACAGACAGGATCTGAGTCTGTCTATACTACTTTCCGTCAGAAAGAAATCATGTTTCACGTTTCCACAAAACTCCCCTTTACAGAAGGAGACATTCAGCAG CTTCAGAGGAAGAGACATATTGGCAATGACATTGTTGCAGCCGTCTTCCAGGAAGAGCCCACACCATTCGTACCTGATATGATCGCATCCAACTTCCTTCATGCTTATGTGTTAGTGCAGGCAGAAAACCCTGGCACTGATCACACCACGTACAAG GTGTCCGTCACAGCGCGAGAGGATGTCCCTCCATTTGGCCCCCCTCTTCCAAACCCTTCTGTCTTTAAGAAG GGTCCCGAGTTCCGGGAATTTCTTCTGACAAAATTGATCAACGCAGAAAATGCATGCTGCAAGTCAGACAAGTTCGCCAAACTAGAG gAGAGGACACGTGCAGCACTGTTAGATAACCTTCACGATGAACTGCACAGACAGACACAAGCCACAGTAGGACTGGGCTCAACTACAGATGAAGAAAAACTAGAAAACGGAGGTCATGGAGGCCTGCTGGAGTCTTTTAAG AGGGCCATGCGTGTGAGGAGCCACTCCATGGAGACGATGGTGACTCATAAACACAAGAGTCCTGGGGTGACAGCAGGGGTCCCATCCAGTGTCAGCGGTGGAGGACTCCAGCAGAACAGCGTGGAGAGCACCAAGAGCACCTTCACT cCTCCAGTGCTGTCTGCAAAATCTCCGTTAAAGAGTCCTGTAAAGCGGCGCTCTGGTCTGTTCCCCAGACTCCACTCCAGCACAGAGAGTTCAACTGAGAAACATCCAACTCGCAG TGACCAAAAAACAGAAGTGTTACCTCAGTCGCAGGAAGTGAGGTCAGAGACATCATCCAATCCGAGCTCACCAGAGATCTGCCCGAACAAAGAAAG GCCATTTGTGAAGCTGAAAGAGTGTAGCGGCAGAGCTAATATCTCTATCTCCCGATCCTCCTCCAGCACCAGCAGCTTCAGCAGCGCAGCAGGGGAGGGGGACGGACTGGAGGAGCTGGaaatg AGCAGTCACCCGTCCACGGCTTCATCTGTGTACAGTCCATCTCTCAGCATGGAAAGCCAGAACTCCGGAATGCCGCTGATCATGTGCCGCAGTTCCACAG ATGGGAAGAGCAAAACTTCACCGAGGTCAAACTTGAAATTCCGCTTTGATAAATTGAGCCACTCCACA GGTCAATAG
- the LOC113058543 gene encoding rap1 GTPase-activating protein 2-like isoform X5, whose amino-acid sequence MADSRIDKSGIAALRSRKQELLTISSVPLGECPPSPPRTAPPTMKSAEFFDMLERMQLPKTEETKKYKDDYIPYPRIEDILEKGGPFPQVILPQFGGYWIEDPEAPVGTPTSSDSSFCEEEDDGLSPGGEGGFGYRLECNSVSRAYRKHFLGNEHMNYYCTASSMGHLIMSLKYEEADGQESLRIMLRSKTKTLHERIPLEGLIHLPSVPQIAKLLCDDVTGLKFNPVLYPRASQLIVSFDEHEVNNTFKFGVIYQKFGQTTEEELFGNNEETPAFTEFLSVLGDNIQLQDFKGFRGGLDVSHGQTGSESVYTTFRQKEIMFHVSTKLPFTEGDIQQLQRKRHIGNDIVAAVFQEEPTPFVPDMIASNFLHAYVLVQAENPGTDHTTYKVSVTAREDVPPFGPPLPNPSVFKKGPEFREFLLTKLINAENACCKSDKFAKLEERTRAALLDNLHDELHRQTQATVGLGSTTDEEKLENGGHGGLLESFKRAMRVRSHSMETMVTHKHKSPGVTAGVPSSVSGGGLQQNSVESTKSTFTPPVLSAKSPLKSPVKRRSGLFPRLHSSTESSTEKHPTRSDQKTEVLPQSQEVRSETSSNPSSPEICPNKERPFVKLKECSGRANISISRSSSSTSSFSSAAGEGDGLEELEMSSHPSTASSVYSPSLSMESQNSGMPLIMCRSSTDGKSKTSPRSNLKFRFDKLSHSTGQ is encoded by the exons gaaACAAGAGCTGCTGACCATCTCCAGTGTGCCTCTGGGAGAATGTCCACCCTCACCTCCCCGCACTGCACCACCCACCATGAAG TCGGCAGAGTTCTTCGACATGCTGGAAAGGATGCAG CTTCCCAAAACTGAGGAGACTAAGAAATACAAG gatGACTACATCCCTTACCCCCGAATTGAGGAT ATCCTGGAGAAGGGTGGTCCCTTCCCTCAGGTCATTTTACCTCAGTTTGGTGGATACTGGATTGAGGATCCCGAGGCTCCGGTGGGGACACCCACGTCCTCAGACAGCAGCttctgtgaagaggaagatgatggTCTGAGCCCTGGTGGAGAAGGAGGCTTCGGCTACAGACTGGAGTGTAACAGCGTCTCACGGGCTTATCGCAAACACTTTCTGGGCAAT GAGCACATGAACTATTACTGCACAGCCAGTAGTATGGGACACCTCATCATGTCTCTGAAGTATGAGGAGGCAGATGGACAGGAGTCTCTCCGCATCATGCTCAG GTCAAAAACAAAGACTCTTCATGAGCGAATCCCACTTGAAGGCCTCATCCATCTACCAAGTGTACCACAGATAGCCAAG CTGCTCTGCGATGACGTCACAGGTCTGAAGTTCAACCCCGTCCTCTACCCTAGG GCTTCGCAACTGATCGTCAGTTTTGATGAGCACGAAGTGAACAACACTTTTAAGTTTGGAGTCATCTATCAGAAGTTTGGTCAG ACTACAGAGGAAGAGCTGTTCGGGAACAATGAGGAGACACCAGCCTTTACTGAATTCCTCAGTGTTTTAGGAGACAATATTCAACTGCAGGATTTTAAAGG GTTCAGAGGCGGTCTGGATGTGTCTCATGGACAGACAGGATCTGAGTCTGTCTATACTACTTTCCGTCAGAAAGAAATCATGTTTCACGTTTCCACAAAACTCCCCTTTACAGAAGGAGACATTCAGCAG CTTCAGAGGAAGAGACATATTGGCAATGACATTGTTGCAGCCGTCTTCCAGGAAGAGCCCACACCATTCGTACCTGATATGATCGCATCCAACTTCCTTCATGCTTATGTGTTAGTGCAGGCAGAAAACCCTGGCACTGATCACACCACGTACAAG GTGTCCGTCACAGCGCGAGAGGATGTCCCTCCATTTGGCCCCCCTCTTCCAAACCCTTCTGTCTTTAAGAAG GGTCCCGAGTTCCGGGAATTTCTTCTGACAAAATTGATCAACGCAGAAAATGCATGCTGCAAGTCAGACAAGTTCGCCAAACTAGAG gAGAGGACACGTGCAGCACTGTTAGATAACCTTCACGATGAACTGCACAGACAGACACAAGCCACAGTAGGACTGGGCTCAACTACAGATGAAGAAAAACTAGAAAACGGAGGTCATGGAGGCCTGCTGGAGTCTTTTAAG AGGGCCATGCGTGTGAGGAGCCACTCCATGGAGACGATGGTGACTCATAAACACAAGAGTCCTGGGGTGACAGCAGGGGTCCCATCCAGTGTCAGCGGTGGAGGACTCCAGCAGAACAGCGTGGAGAGCACCAAGAGCACCTTCACT cCTCCAGTGCTGTCTGCAAAATCTCCGTTAAAGAGTCCTGTAAAGCGGCGCTCTGGTCTGTTCCCCAGACTCCACTCCAGCACAGAGAGTTCAACTGAGAAACATCCAACTCGCAG TGACCAAAAAACAGAAGTGTTACCTCAGTCGCAGGAAGTGAGGTCAGAGACATCATCCAATCCGAGCTCACCAGAGATCTGCCCGAACAAAGAAAG GCCATTTGTGAAGCTGAAAGAGTGTAGCGGCAGAGCTAATATCTCTATCTCCCGATCCTCCTCCAGCACCAGCAGCTTCAGCAGCGCAGCAGGGGAGGGGGACGGACTGGAGGAGCTGGaaatg AGCAGTCACCCGTCCACGGCTTCATCTGTGTACAGTCCATCTCTCAGCATGGAAAGCCAGAACTCCGGAATGCCGCTGATCATGTGCCGCAGTTCCACAG ATGGGAAGAGCAAAACTTCACCGAGGTCAAACTTGAAATTCCGCTTTGATAAATTGAGCCACTCCACA GGTCAATAG
- the LOC113058543 gene encoding rap1 GTPase-activating protein 2-like isoform X4, translating into MKSAEFFDMLERMQLPKTEETKKYKDDYIPYPRIEDILEKGGPFPQVILPQFGGYWIEDPEAPVGTPTSSDSSFCEEEDDGLSPGGEGGFGYRLECNSVSRAYRKHFLGNEHMNYYCTASSMGHLIMSLKYEEADGQESLRIMLRSKTKTLHERIPLEGLIHLPSVPQIAKLLCDDVTGLKFNPVLYPRASQLIVSFDEHEVNNTFKFGVIYQKFGQTTEEELFGNNEETPAFTEFLSVLGDNIQLQDFKGFRGGLDVSHGQTGSESVYTTFRQKEIMFHVSTKLPFTEGDIQQLQRKRHIGNDIVAAVFQEEPTPFVPDMIASNFLHAYVLVQAENPGTDHTTYKVSVTAREDVPPFGPPLPNPSVFKKGPEFREFLLTKLINAENACCKSDKFAKLEERTRAALLDNLHDELHRQTQATVGLGSTTDEEKLENGGHGGLLESFKRAMRVRSHSMETMVTHKHKSPGVTAGVPSSVSGGGLQQNSVESTKSTFTPPVLSAKSPLKSPVKRRSGLFPRLHSSTESSTEKHPTRSDQKTEVLPQSQEVRSETSSNPSSPEICPNKERPFVKLKECSGRANISISRSSSSTSSFSSAAGEGDGLEELEMSSHPSTASSVYSPSLSMESQNSGMPLIMCRSSTDGKSKTSPRSNLKFRFDKLSHSTGQ; encoded by the exons ATGAAG TCGGCAGAGTTCTTCGACATGCTGGAAAGGATGCAG CTTCCCAAAACTGAGGAGACTAAGAAATACAAG gatGACTACATCCCTTACCCCCGAATTGAGGAT ATCCTGGAGAAGGGTGGTCCCTTCCCTCAGGTCATTTTACCTCAGTTTGGTGGATACTGGATTGAGGATCCCGAGGCTCCGGTGGGGACACCCACGTCCTCAGACAGCAGCttctgtgaagaggaagatgatggTCTGAGCCCTGGTGGAGAAGGAGGCTTCGGCTACAGACTGGAGTGTAACAGCGTCTCACGGGCTTATCGCAAACACTTTCTGGGCAAT GAGCACATGAACTATTACTGCACAGCCAGTAGTATGGGACACCTCATCATGTCTCTGAAGTATGAGGAGGCAGATGGACAGGAGTCTCTCCGCATCATGCTCAG GTCAAAAACAAAGACTCTTCATGAGCGAATCCCACTTGAAGGCCTCATCCATCTACCAAGTGTACCACAGATAGCCAAG CTGCTCTGCGATGACGTCACAGGTCTGAAGTTCAACCCCGTCCTCTACCCTAGG GCTTCGCAACTGATCGTCAGTTTTGATGAGCACGAAGTGAACAACACTTTTAAGTTTGGAGTCATCTATCAGAAGTTTGGTCAG ACTACAGAGGAAGAGCTGTTCGGGAACAATGAGGAGACACCAGCCTTTACTGAATTCCTCAGTGTTTTAGGAGACAATATTCAACTGCAGGATTTTAAAGG GTTCAGAGGCGGTCTGGATGTGTCTCATGGACAGACAGGATCTGAGTCTGTCTATACTACTTTCCGTCAGAAAGAAATCATGTTTCACGTTTCCACAAAACTCCCCTTTACAGAAGGAGACATTCAGCAG CTTCAGAGGAAGAGACATATTGGCAATGACATTGTTGCAGCCGTCTTCCAGGAAGAGCCCACACCATTCGTACCTGATATGATCGCATCCAACTTCCTTCATGCTTATGTGTTAGTGCAGGCAGAAAACCCTGGCACTGATCACACCACGTACAAG GTGTCCGTCACAGCGCGAGAGGATGTCCCTCCATTTGGCCCCCCTCTTCCAAACCCTTCTGTCTTTAAGAAG GGTCCCGAGTTCCGGGAATTTCTTCTGACAAAATTGATCAACGCAGAAAATGCATGCTGCAAGTCAGACAAGTTCGCCAAACTAGAG gAGAGGACACGTGCAGCACTGTTAGATAACCTTCACGATGAACTGCACAGACAGACACAAGCCACAGTAGGACTGGGCTCAACTACAGATGAAGAAAAACTAGAAAACGGAGGTCATGGAGGCCTGCTGGAGTCTTTTAAG AGGGCCATGCGTGTGAGGAGCCACTCCATGGAGACGATGGTGACTCATAAACACAAGAGTCCTGGGGTGACAGCAGGGGTCCCATCCAGTGTCAGCGGTGGAGGACTCCAGCAGAACAGCGTGGAGAGCACCAAGAGCACCTTCACT cCTCCAGTGCTGTCTGCAAAATCTCCGTTAAAGAGTCCTGTAAAGCGGCGCTCTGGTCTGTTCCCCAGACTCCACTCCAGCACAGAGAGTTCAACTGAGAAACATCCAACTCGCAG TGACCAAAAAACAGAAGTGTTACCTCAGTCGCAGGAAGTGAGGTCAGAGACATCATCCAATCCGAGCTCACCAGAGATCTGCCCGAACAAAGAAAG GCCATTTGTGAAGCTGAAAGAGTGTAGCGGCAGAGCTAATATCTCTATCTCCCGATCCTCCTCCAGCACCAGCAGCTTCAGCAGCGCAGCAGGGGAGGGGGACGGACTGGAGGAGCTGGaaatg AGCAGTCACCCGTCCACGGCTTCATCTGTGTACAGTCCATCTCTCAGCATGGAAAGCCAGAACTCCGGAATGCCGCTGATCATGTGCCGCAGTTCCACAG ATGGGAAGAGCAAAACTTCACCGAGGTCAAACTTGAAATTCCGCTTTGATAAATTGAGCCACTCCACA GGTCAATAG
- the LOC113058543 gene encoding rap1 GTPase-activating protein 2-like isoform X9, protein MLERMQDDYIPYPRIEDILEKGGPFPQVILPQFGGYWIEDPEAPVGTPTSSDSSFCEEEDDGLSPGGEGGFGYRLECNSVSRAYRKHFLGNEHMNYYCTASSMGHLIMSLKYEEADGQESLRIMLRSKTKTLHERIPLEGLIHLPSVPQIAKLLCDDVTGLKFNPVLYPRASQLIVSFDEHEVNNTFKFGVIYQKFGQTTEEELFGNNEETPAFTEFLSVLGDNIQLQDFKGFRGGLDVSHGQTGSESVYTTFRQKEIMFHVSTKLPFTEGDIQQLQRKRHIGNDIVAAVFQEEPTPFVPDMIASNFLHAYVLVQAENPGTDHTTYKVSVTAREDVPPFGPPLPNPSVFKKGPEFREFLLTKLINAENACCKSDKFAKLEERTRAALLDNLHDELHRQTQATVGLGSTTDEEKLENGGHGGLLESFKRAMRVRSHSMETMVTHKHKSPGVTAGVPSSVSGGGLQQNSVESTKSTFTPPVLSAKSPLKSPVKRRSGLFPRLHSSTESSTEKHPTRSDQKTEVLPQSQEVRSETSSNPSSPEICPNKERPFVKLKECSGRANISISRSSSSTSSFSSAAGEGDGLEELEMSSHPSTASSVYSPSLSMESQNSGMPLIMCRSSTDGKSKTSPRSNLKFRFDKLSHSTGQ, encoded by the exons ATGCTGGAAAGGATGCAG gatGACTACATCCCTTACCCCCGAATTGAGGAT ATCCTGGAGAAGGGTGGTCCCTTCCCTCAGGTCATTTTACCTCAGTTTGGTGGATACTGGATTGAGGATCCCGAGGCTCCGGTGGGGACACCCACGTCCTCAGACAGCAGCttctgtgaagaggaagatgatggTCTGAGCCCTGGTGGAGAAGGAGGCTTCGGCTACAGACTGGAGTGTAACAGCGTCTCACGGGCTTATCGCAAACACTTTCTGGGCAAT GAGCACATGAACTATTACTGCACAGCCAGTAGTATGGGACACCTCATCATGTCTCTGAAGTATGAGGAGGCAGATGGACAGGAGTCTCTCCGCATCATGCTCAG GTCAAAAACAAAGACTCTTCATGAGCGAATCCCACTTGAAGGCCTCATCCATCTACCAAGTGTACCACAGATAGCCAAG CTGCTCTGCGATGACGTCACAGGTCTGAAGTTCAACCCCGTCCTCTACCCTAGG GCTTCGCAACTGATCGTCAGTTTTGATGAGCACGAAGTGAACAACACTTTTAAGTTTGGAGTCATCTATCAGAAGTTTGGTCAG ACTACAGAGGAAGAGCTGTTCGGGAACAATGAGGAGACACCAGCCTTTACTGAATTCCTCAGTGTTTTAGGAGACAATATTCAACTGCAGGATTTTAAAGG GTTCAGAGGCGGTCTGGATGTGTCTCATGGACAGACAGGATCTGAGTCTGTCTATACTACTTTCCGTCAGAAAGAAATCATGTTTCACGTTTCCACAAAACTCCCCTTTACAGAAGGAGACATTCAGCAG CTTCAGAGGAAGAGACATATTGGCAATGACATTGTTGCAGCCGTCTTCCAGGAAGAGCCCACACCATTCGTACCTGATATGATCGCATCCAACTTCCTTCATGCTTATGTGTTAGTGCAGGCAGAAAACCCTGGCACTGATCACACCACGTACAAG GTGTCCGTCACAGCGCGAGAGGATGTCCCTCCATTTGGCCCCCCTCTTCCAAACCCTTCTGTCTTTAAGAAG GGTCCCGAGTTCCGGGAATTTCTTCTGACAAAATTGATCAACGCAGAAAATGCATGCTGCAAGTCAGACAAGTTCGCCAAACTAGAG gAGAGGACACGTGCAGCACTGTTAGATAACCTTCACGATGAACTGCACAGACAGACACAAGCCACAGTAGGACTGGGCTCAACTACAGATGAAGAAAAACTAGAAAACGGAGGTCATGGAGGCCTGCTGGAGTCTTTTAAG AGGGCCATGCGTGTGAGGAGCCACTCCATGGAGACGATGGTGACTCATAAACACAAGAGTCCTGGGGTGACAGCAGGGGTCCCATCCAGTGTCAGCGGTGGAGGACTCCAGCAGAACAGCGTGGAGAGCACCAAGAGCACCTTCACT cCTCCAGTGCTGTCTGCAAAATCTCCGTTAAAGAGTCCTGTAAAGCGGCGCTCTGGTCTGTTCCCCAGACTCCACTCCAGCACAGAGAGTTCAACTGAGAAACATCCAACTCGCAG TGACCAAAAAACAGAAGTGTTACCTCAGTCGCAGGAAGTGAGGTCAGAGACATCATCCAATCCGAGCTCACCAGAGATCTGCCCGAACAAAGAAAG GCCATTTGTGAAGCTGAAAGAGTGTAGCGGCAGAGCTAATATCTCTATCTCCCGATCCTCCTCCAGCACCAGCAGCTTCAGCAGCGCAGCAGGGGAGGGGGACGGACTGGAGGAGCTGGaaatg AGCAGTCACCCGTCCACGGCTTCATCTGTGTACAGTCCATCTCTCAGCATGGAAAGCCAGAACTCCGGAATGCCGCTGATCATGTGCCGCAGTTCCACAG ATGGGAAGAGCAAAACTTCACCGAGGTCAAACTTGAAATTCCGCTTTGATAAATTGAGCCACTCCACA GGTCAATAG
- the LOC113058543 gene encoding rap1 GTPase-activating protein 2-like isoform X8, whose translation MLERMQLPKTEETKKYKDDYIPYPRIEDILEKGGPFPQVILPQFGGYWIEDPEAPVGTPTSSDSSFCEEEDDGLSPGGEGGFGYRLECNSVSRAYRKHFLGNEHMNYYCTASSMGHLIMSLKYEEADGQESLRIMLRSKTKTLHERIPLEGLIHLPSVPQIAKLLCDDVTGLKFNPVLYPRASQLIVSFDEHEVNNTFKFGVIYQKFGQTTEEELFGNNEETPAFTEFLSVLGDNIQLQDFKGFRGGLDVSHGQTGSESVYTTFRQKEIMFHVSTKLPFTEGDIQQLQRKRHIGNDIVAAVFQEEPTPFVPDMIASNFLHAYVLVQAENPGTDHTTYKVSVTAREDVPPFGPPLPNPSVFKKGPEFREFLLTKLINAENACCKSDKFAKLEERTRAALLDNLHDELHRQTQATVGLGSTTDEEKLENGGHGGLLESFKRAMRVRSHSMETMVTHKHKSPGVTAGVPSSVSGGGLQQNSVESTKSTFTPPVLSAKSPLKSPVKRRSGLFPRLHSSTESSTEKHPTRSDQKTEVLPQSQEVRSETSSNPSSPEICPNKERPFVKLKECSGRANISISRSSSSTSSFSSAAGEGDGLEELEMSSHPSTASSVYSPSLSMESQNSGMPLIMCRSSTDGKSKTSPRSNLKFRFDKLSHSTGQ comes from the exons ATGCTGGAAAGGATGCAG CTTCCCAAAACTGAGGAGACTAAGAAATACAAG gatGACTACATCCCTTACCCCCGAATTGAGGAT ATCCTGGAGAAGGGTGGTCCCTTCCCTCAGGTCATTTTACCTCAGTTTGGTGGATACTGGATTGAGGATCCCGAGGCTCCGGTGGGGACACCCACGTCCTCAGACAGCAGCttctgtgaagaggaagatgatggTCTGAGCCCTGGTGGAGAAGGAGGCTTCGGCTACAGACTGGAGTGTAACAGCGTCTCACGGGCTTATCGCAAACACTTTCTGGGCAAT GAGCACATGAACTATTACTGCACAGCCAGTAGTATGGGACACCTCATCATGTCTCTGAAGTATGAGGAGGCAGATGGACAGGAGTCTCTCCGCATCATGCTCAG GTCAAAAACAAAGACTCTTCATGAGCGAATCCCACTTGAAGGCCTCATCCATCTACCAAGTGTACCACAGATAGCCAAG CTGCTCTGCGATGACGTCACAGGTCTGAAGTTCAACCCCGTCCTCTACCCTAGG GCTTCGCAACTGATCGTCAGTTTTGATGAGCACGAAGTGAACAACACTTTTAAGTTTGGAGTCATCTATCAGAAGTTTGGTCAG ACTACAGAGGAAGAGCTGTTCGGGAACAATGAGGAGACACCAGCCTTTACTGAATTCCTCAGTGTTTTAGGAGACAATATTCAACTGCAGGATTTTAAAGG GTTCAGAGGCGGTCTGGATGTGTCTCATGGACAGACAGGATCTGAGTCTGTCTATACTACTTTCCGTCAGAAAGAAATCATGTTTCACGTTTCCACAAAACTCCCCTTTACAGAAGGAGACATTCAGCAG CTTCAGAGGAAGAGACATATTGGCAATGACATTGTTGCAGCCGTCTTCCAGGAAGAGCCCACACCATTCGTACCTGATATGATCGCATCCAACTTCCTTCATGCTTATGTGTTAGTGCAGGCAGAAAACCCTGGCACTGATCACACCACGTACAAG GTGTCCGTCACAGCGCGAGAGGATGTCCCTCCATTTGGCCCCCCTCTTCCAAACCCTTCTGTCTTTAAGAAG GGTCCCGAGTTCCGGGAATTTCTTCTGACAAAATTGATCAACGCAGAAAATGCATGCTGCAAGTCAGACAAGTTCGCCAAACTAGAG gAGAGGACACGTGCAGCACTGTTAGATAACCTTCACGATGAACTGCACAGACAGACACAAGCCACAGTAGGACTGGGCTCAACTACAGATGAAGAAAAACTAGAAAACGGAGGTCATGGAGGCCTGCTGGAGTCTTTTAAG AGGGCCATGCGTGTGAGGAGCCACTCCATGGAGACGATGGTGACTCATAAACACAAGAGTCCTGGGGTGACAGCAGGGGTCCCATCCAGTGTCAGCGGTGGAGGACTCCAGCAGAACAGCGTGGAGAGCACCAAGAGCACCTTCACT cCTCCAGTGCTGTCTGCAAAATCTCCGTTAAAGAGTCCTGTAAAGCGGCGCTCTGGTCTGTTCCCCAGACTCCACTCCAGCACAGAGAGTTCAACTGAGAAACATCCAACTCGCAG TGACCAAAAAACAGAAGTGTTACCTCAGTCGCAGGAAGTGAGGTCAGAGACATCATCCAATCCGAGCTCACCAGAGATCTGCCCGAACAAAGAAAG GCCATTTGTGAAGCTGAAAGAGTGTAGCGGCAGAGCTAATATCTCTATCTCCCGATCCTCCTCCAGCACCAGCAGCTTCAGCAGCGCAGCAGGGGAGGGGGACGGACTGGAGGAGCTGGaaatg AGCAGTCACCCGTCCACGGCTTCATCTGTGTACAGTCCATCTCTCAGCATGGAAAGCCAGAACTCCGGAATGCCGCTGATCATGTGCCGCAGTTCCACAG ATGGGAAGAGCAAAACTTCACCGAGGTCAAACTTGAAATTCCGCTTTGATAAATTGAGCCACTCCACA GGTCAATAG